A part of Salvelinus alpinus chromosome 5, SLU_Salpinus.1, whole genome shotgun sequence genomic DNA contains:
- the LOC139575381 gene encoding ras-interacting protein RIP3-like, protein MSLFPFRGSTQQQRSTQQQRSTQQQRSTQQQRSTQQQRSTQQQRSTQQQRSTQQQRSTQQQRSTQQQRSTQQQRSTQQQRSTQQQRSTQQQRSTQQQRVNAATEGQRSNRGPRSNRGSTQQQRSTQQQRSTQQQRSTQQQRSTQQQRSTQQQRSTQQQRSTQQQRSTQQQRSTQQQRSTQQQRSTQQQRSTQQQRSTQQQRSTQQQRVNAATEVHAATEVHAATEVHAATEVHAATEVHAATEVHAATEVHAATEVHAATEVHAATEVHAATEVHAATEVHAATEVHAATEVHAATEVHAATEVHAATEGQRSNRIPRSNRGPRSNRGPRSNRGPRSNRGPRSNRGPRSNRGPRSNRGPRSNRGPRSNRGPRSNRGPRSNRGPRSNRGPRSNRGPRSNRGSTQQQRSTQQQRSTQQQRSTQQQRSTQQQRSTLQQRVNAATEVHAATEVHAATEVHAATEVHAATEVHAATEVHAATEVHAATEVHAATEVHAATEVHAATEVHAATEGQRSNRGPRSNRGPRSNRGPRSNRGPRSNRGPRSNRGSTQQQRSTQQQRSTQQQRSTQQQRSTQQQRSTQQQRINAATEVHAATEVHAATEVQHS, encoded by the coding sequence ATGTCTTTGTTTCCTTTTAGAGGATCAACGCAGCAACAGAGGTCCACGCAGCAACAGAGGTCCACGCAGCAACAGAGGTCCACGCAGCAACAGAGGTCCACGCAGCAACAGAGGTCCACGCAGCAACAGAGGTCCACGCAGCAACAGAGGTCCACGCAGCAACAGAGGTCCACGCAGCAACAGAGGTCCACGCAGCAACAGAGGTCCACGCAGCAACAGAGGTCCACGCAGCAACAGAGGTCCACGCAGCAACAGAGGTCCACGCAGCAACAGAGGTCCACGCAGCAACAGAGGGTCAACGCAGCAACAGAGGGTCAACGCAGCAACAGAGGTCCACGCAGCAACAGAGGGTCAACGCAGCAACAGAGGTCCACGCAGCAACAGAGGTCCACGCAGCAACAGAGGTCCACGCAGCAACAGAGGTCCACGCAGCAACAGAGGTCCACGCAGCAACAGAGGTCCACGCAGCAACAGAGGTCAACGCAGCAACAGAGGTCCACGCAGCAACAGAGGTCCACGCAGCAACAGAGGTCCACGCAGCAACAGAGGTCCACGCAGCAACAGAGGTCCACGCAGCAACAGAGGTCCACGCAGCAACAGAGGTCCACGCAGCAACAGAGGGTCAACGCAGCAACAGAGGTCCACGCAGCAACAGAGGTCCACGCAGCAACAGAGGTCCACGCAGCAACAGAGGTCCACGCAGCAACAGAGGTCCACGCAGCAACAGAGGTCCACGCAGCAACAGAGGTCCACGCAGCAACAGAGGTCCACGCAGCAACAGAGGTCCACGCAGCAACAGAGGTCCACGCAGCAACAGAGGTCCACGCAGCAACAGAGGTCCACGCAGCAACAGAGGTCCACGCAGCAACAGAGGTCCACGCAGCAACAGAGGTCCACGCAGCAACAGAGGTCCACGCAGCAACAGAGGGTCAACGCAGCAACAGAATTCCACGCAGCAACAGAGGTCCACGCAGCAACAGAGGTCCACGCAGCAACAGAGGTCCACGCAGCAACAGAGGTCCACGCAGCAACAGAGGTCCACGCAGCAACAGAGGTCCACGCAGCAACAGAGGTCCACGCAGCAACAGAGGTCCACGCAGCAACAGAGGTCCACGCAGCAACAGAGGTCCACGCAGCAACAGAGGTCCACGCAGCAACAGAGGTCCACGCAGCAACAGAGGTCCACGCAGCAACAGAGGGTCAACGCAGCAACAGAGGTCCACGCAGCAACAGAGGTCCACGCAGCAACAGAGGTCCACGCAGCAACAGAGGTCCACGCAGCAACAGAGGTCCACGCTGCAACAGAGGGTCAACGCAGCAACAGAGGTCCACGCAGCAACAGAGGTCCACGCAGCAACAGAGGTCCACGCAGCAACAGAGGTCCACGCAGCAACAGAGGTCCACGCAGCAACAGAGGTCCACGCAGCAACAGAGGTCCACGCAGCAACAGAGGTCCACGCAGCAACAGAGGTCCACGCAGCAACAGAGGTCCACGCAGCAACAGAGGTCCACGCAGCAACAGAGGGTCAACGCAGCAACAGAGGTCCACGCAGCAACAGAGGTCCACGCAGCAACAGAGGTCCACGCAGCAACAGAGGTCCACGCAGCAACAGAGGTCCACGCAGCAACAGAGGATCAACGCAGCAACAGAGGTCCACGCAGCAACAGAGGTCCACGCAGCAACAGAGGTCCACGCAGCAACAGAGGTCCACGCAGCAACAGAGGTCCACGCAGCAACAGAGGATCAACGCAGCAACAGAGGTCCACGCAGCAACAGAGGTCCACGCAGCAACAGAGGTccaacactcttag